The Myxococcota bacterium genome has a segment encoding these proteins:
- a CDS encoding vitamin B12-dependent ribonucleotide reductase: MGTTTEAKGKRGGKRHLQAVGAGRRAGKGGASKDGHGRGLEIPRYFTQPGSHPFDGVEWELRSAKITNEKGEIVFEQTDVEVPKDWSLLATNVVVSKYFRGHVGTPERERSVKQLIGRVVQRIASWGEEGGYFRTPADAQSFADELTYLLVHQKMAFNSPVWFNLGVADTPQQASACFINSVSDTMESIMDLAKTEAMLFKGGSGTGSNLSTIRSSREPLQGGGEASGPVSFMRGFDAFAGVIKSGGKTRRAAKMVILNIDHPDVREFISCKADEEKKAWTLIDAGYDGGFNVPGGAYDSIAFQNANHSVRVTDAFMHAVEADANWNTKAVTSGQVVDTFRARDLLREMADAAHLCGDPGIQYDTTINRWNPVKASGRIHSSNPCSEYMFLDDTACNLASLNLMTFVDDAGAFQVEDFRRAVAITILAQEIVVDPADYPTPAIDHNSHLYRPLGLGYANLGALLMSFGLPYDSDEGRNLSAALTSLMCGEAYRTSAEVASAMGPFPRYRPNRKPFLEVIGMHKAAAEAVAHEGVPDDLWQASRDAWAGALELGAQHGYKNAQVTVLAPTGTIAFMMDCDTTGVEPDIALVKYKKLVGGGFLKIVNNTVPMALEKLGYDERQIGKIVEYIDEHETIEGAPELREEHLPVFDCAFRARNGTRSIHWMGHVRMMGAVQPFLSGAISKTVNLPEDASVDDVAEAYMEGWRLGLKALAIYRDGSKRTQPLNAGKSSDKGVKIADLRPQRRKLDDERQALTHKFSIAGHEGYLTIGLYSDGQPGEIFLRMAKEGSTVSGLMDTIATMTSIALQYGVPLRALVDKFSHTRFEPSGFTNNREIPIAKSVMDYVFRFLGNRFLQSEAEVADFDGGADDAAGTISLVGDASSKTAIAGGSGRKLEAGAGAGERPSSFVNQADAPSCMDCGSIMLRNGACYKCPNCGSTSGCS, encoded by the coding sequence ATGGGCACGACGACCGAGGCGAAGGGCAAGCGCGGCGGCAAGCGCCACCTCCAGGCGGTCGGCGCGGGTCGACGCGCGGGCAAGGGCGGTGCCTCGAAGGACGGCCACGGCCGCGGCCTCGAGATCCCGCGCTACTTCACGCAGCCCGGCTCGCATCCCTTCGACGGCGTCGAGTGGGAGCTGCGCTCCGCCAAGATCACGAACGAGAAGGGCGAGATCGTCTTCGAGCAGACGGACGTCGAGGTGCCGAAGGACTGGTCGCTGCTCGCCACGAACGTCGTCGTCTCGAAGTACTTCCGCGGGCACGTCGGCACGCCGGAGCGCGAGCGCAGCGTCAAGCAGCTGATCGGCCGCGTCGTGCAGCGCATCGCGAGCTGGGGCGAGGAAGGCGGCTACTTCCGCACGCCGGCCGACGCGCAGTCCTTCGCGGACGAGCTCACCTACCTGCTCGTCCACCAGAAGATGGCCTTCAACAGCCCCGTCTGGTTCAACCTCGGCGTCGCCGACACGCCGCAGCAGGCGAGCGCGTGCTTCATCAACTCCGTCTCGGACACGATGGAGTCGATCATGGACCTCGCGAAGACCGAGGCCATGCTGTTCAAGGGCGGCTCGGGCACCGGCTCGAACCTCTCGACCATCCGCTCCTCGCGCGAGCCGCTCCAGGGCGGGGGCGAGGCCTCCGGCCCGGTCTCCTTCATGCGCGGCTTCGACGCCTTCGCGGGCGTGATCAAGAGCGGCGGCAAGACGCGGCGCGCCGCGAAGATGGTGATCCTCAACATCGATCACCCGGACGTGCGCGAGTTCATCTCGTGCAAGGCCGACGAGGAGAAGAAGGCCTGGACGCTGATCGACGCCGGCTACGACGGCGGCTTCAACGTCCCGGGCGGCGCCTACGACTCGATCGCCTTCCAGAACGCCAACCACTCGGTGCGCGTGACGGATGCGTTCATGCACGCCGTCGAGGCGGACGCGAACTGGAACACGAAGGCGGTGACGAGCGGGCAGGTCGTGGACACGTTCCGCGCGCGCGACCTGCTGCGCGAGATGGCGGACGCAGCGCACCTGTGCGGCGACCCGGGCATCCAGTACGACACCACGATCAACCGCTGGAACCCGGTCAAGGCGTCGGGGCGCATCCACTCGAGCAACCCGTGCTCGGAGTACATGTTCCTCGACGACACGGCGTGCAACCTCGCCAGCCTGAACCTCATGACCTTCGTCGACGACGCGGGCGCGTTCCAGGTCGAGGACTTCCGGCGCGCGGTCGCGATCACGATCCTCGCGCAGGAGATCGTCGTCGACCCGGCCGACTACCCGACGCCCGCGATCGACCACAACAGCCACCTGTACCGCCCGCTCGGCCTCGGCTACGCGAACCTCGGCGCGCTGCTGATGTCGTTCGGCCTCCCGTACGACAGCGACGAGGGCCGCAACCTGTCGGCGGCGCTCACGTCGCTGATGTGCGGCGAGGCGTATCGGACGAGCGCCGAGGTGGCGAGCGCGATGGGGCCGTTCCCGCGCTACCGGCCCAACCGCAAGCCGTTCCTCGAAGTGATCGGGATGCACAAGGCGGCGGCCGAGGCGGTCGCGCACGAGGGCGTTCCGGACGACCTGTGGCAGGCGTCGCGCGACGCATGGGCGGGCGCGCTCGAGCTCGGTGCGCAGCACGGCTACAAGAACGCGCAGGTGACGGTGCTGGCGCCGACCGGGACGATCGCGTTCATGATGGACTGCGACACGACGGGCGTGGAGCCCGACATCGCGCTCGTCAAGTACAAGAAGCTCGTCGGCGGCGGCTTCCTCAAGATCGTGAACAACACGGTGCCGATGGCGCTCGAGAAGCTCGGCTACGACGAGCGGCAGATCGGGAAGATCGTCGAGTACATCGACGAGCACGAGACGATCGAGGGCGCTCCGGAGCTCCGCGAGGAGCATCTGCCGGTGTTCGACTGCGCCTTCCGCGCGCGCAACGGAACGCGCTCCATCCACTGGATGGGACACGTGCGGATGATGGGCGCCGTGCAGCCCTTCCTCTCGGGCGCGATCAGCAAGACGGTCAACCTGCCCGAGGACGCCTCGGTCGACGACGTCGCCGAGGCCTACATGGAGGGCTGGCGGCTCGGCCTCAAGGCGCTCGCCATCTACCGCGACGGCAGCAAGCGCACGCAGCCGCTCAACGCGGGCAAGTCGAGCGACAAGGGCGTCAAGATCGCCGACCTGCGCCCGCAGCGGCGCAAGCTCGACGACGAGCGGCAGGCGCTCACGCACAAGTTCTCGATCGCGGGCCACGAGGGCTACCTGACCATCGGCCTCTACAGCGACGGTCAGCCCGGCGAGATCTTCCTGCGCATGGCGAAGGAGGGCAGCACGGTCTCGGGCCTGATGGACACGATCGCGACGATGACGTCGATCGCCCTCCAGTACGGCGTCCCGCTGCGCGCGCTCGTCGACAAGTTCAGCCACACGCGCTTCGAGCCGTCCGGCTTCACGAACAATCGCGAGATCCCGATCGCGAAGTCCGTGATGGACTACGTCTTCCGGTTCCTCGGCAACCGCTTCCTGCAGAGCGAGGCCGAGGTCGCGGACTTCGACGGCGGAGCGGACGACGCGGCGGGCACGATCAGCCTGGTCGGCGACGCGTCCTCGAAGACGGCGATCGCCGGCGGCTCCGGGCGCAAGCTCGAGGCGGGGGCGGGCGCCGGAGAGCGGCCGTCCTCGTTCGTGAACCAGGCGGACGCGCCGTCGTGCATGGACTGCGGATCGATCATGTTGCGCAACGGCGCCTGCTACAAGTGCCCGAACTGCGGCAGCACGAGCGGTTGCAGCTAG
- the sppA gene encoding signal peptide peptidase SppA has product MVRWGASMVPRAPAPSLQIAFAAALLLATGCIDLGGLAGGRRPLEETVVFGTSGPPVLLLDIRGAIIDADEPGFLGTGPESTVARVREQLARAERSGVRGVLLRIDSPGGSASASEMIYRNLLAFKARTRVPVVAQMMGTAASGGYYVAMAADEIQAYPTTVTGSIGVIMAGLNFAGLMEKLGIENQTFTGGAFKDAGSPLRDMRAEERAYIQAITDALHARFKEVVAAGRPGLTPERVSELADGRVYVAQQALENGLIDRIGTIEEAVARVEALAGVSSSRVVSYHRPNEYRDNLYTRAAPGPVLQLDLRPLLGPSPGFHYLWLPRTN; this is encoded by the coding sequence ATGGTTCGTTGGGGGGCGTCCATGGTGCCTCGTGCTCCCGCGCCGTCGCTGCAGATCGCGTTCGCCGCGGCTCTCCTCCTCGCCACCGGGTGCATCGATCTCGGCGGGCTCGCCGGCGGGCGGCGCCCGCTCGAGGAGACGGTCGTCTTCGGGACGAGCGGCCCTCCCGTCCTGCTGCTCGACATCCGCGGCGCGATCATCGACGCCGACGAGCCCGGGTTCCTCGGGACCGGTCCGGAGAGCACCGTGGCGCGCGTGCGCGAGCAGCTCGCGCGCGCCGAGAGGTCCGGGGTGCGCGGAGTCCTCCTGCGCATCGACTCGCCCGGTGGCAGCGCATCCGCGAGCGAGATGATCTACCGCAACCTGCTCGCGTTCAAAGCGCGCACGCGCGTCCCCGTCGTCGCGCAGATGATGGGAACCGCGGCCTCGGGCGGCTACTACGTCGCGATGGCCGCCGACGAGATCCAGGCCTATCCCACGACCGTGACGGGCTCGATCGGCGTCATCATGGCGGGGCTCAACTTCGCCGGGCTGATGGAGAAGCTCGGCATCGAGAACCAGACGTTCACCGGCGGCGCCTTCAAGGACGCGGGCTCGCCGCTGCGCGACATGCGCGCCGAGGAGCGCGCCTACATCCAGGCGATCACCGACGCCCTGCACGCGCGCTTCAAGGAGGTCGTCGCGGCCGGCCGGCCCGGGCTCACGCCCGAGCGCGTGTCCGAGCTCGCCGACGGTCGCGTGTACGTCGCGCAGCAGGCGCTCGAGAACGGGTTGATCGACCGCATCGGGACGATCGAGGAGGCCGTCGCGCGGGTCGAGGCGCTCGCGGGAGTCTCGAGCTCGCGCGTCGTGAGCTATCACCGGCCCAACGAGTACCGCGACAACCTCTACACCCGCGCGGCGCCCGGCCCGGTGCTCCAGCTCGATCTGCGCCCGCTGCTCGGCCCCTCGCCGGGCTTCCACTACCTGTGGCTCCCGCGGACGAACTGA
- a CDS encoding inositol monophosphatase family protein, translating to MAPADELTPDVDPAEFVELVAPAMRQAASIARALEGRVQNTPKEGEPTAVKQALTVADTATQEALLVPLAEHFPHVALEAEEDTETARMFPREGPVRVVCDPIDGTLHSYLRGEGPYGVLVGLERRGRYDAALVALPREGLFYDAVRGRGARACRAGGEPGAARFYELGTRVLVSHGMPEAVFEAVRAAGFDPLPACGGAVAVAPLVKGVRAGLRWGSAPEGISIRGRIGLLIAREAGLHVRALGLRDFPDDVSTFEPGLVVARDEADLDVLDAALALARP from the coding sequence GTGGCTCCCGCGGACGAACTGACGCCCGACGTCGATCCGGCCGAGTTCGTCGAGCTCGTTGCGCCGGCGATGCGCCAGGCGGCCTCGATCGCGCGCGCGCTCGAGGGACGCGTCCAGAACACACCCAAGGAAGGCGAGCCGACGGCCGTGAAGCAGGCCCTCACCGTGGCGGACACCGCCACGCAGGAGGCGCTGCTCGTGCCGCTCGCCGAGCACTTCCCGCACGTCGCGCTCGAGGCCGAGGAGGACACGGAGACCGCGCGGATGTTCCCGCGCGAGGGGCCCGTGCGCGTGGTGTGCGACCCGATCGACGGCACGCTGCACTCGTACCTCCGCGGCGAGGGCCCCTACGGCGTGCTCGTCGGGCTCGAGCGGCGCGGTCGCTACGACGCCGCGCTCGTGGCGCTGCCGCGCGAGGGCCTGTTCTACGACGCCGTTCGCGGTCGCGGCGCACGCGCGTGTCGCGCGGGCGGCGAGCCGGGCGCCGCGCGCTTCTACGAGCTCGGCACGCGCGTGCTCGTGTCGCACGGGATGCCGGAGGCCGTCTTCGAGGCCGTGCGCGCGGCCGGGTTCGACCCGCTGCCCGCCTGCGGCGGCGCGGTGGCGGTCGCGCCGCTCGTGAAGGGCGTGCGCGCCGGGCTGCGCTGGGGAAGCGCGCCCGAGGGCATCAGCATCCGCGGGCGCATCGGCCTGCTGATCGCGCGCGAGGCCGGGCTGCACGTGCGCGCGCTCGGCCTCCGCGACTTCCCCGACGACGTCTCGACCTTCGAGCCGGGCCTCGTCGTCGCACGCGACGAGGCCGACCTCGACGTGCTCGACGCCGCGCTGGCGCTCGCGCGCCCGTAG
- a CDS encoding DUF3604 domain-containing protein translates to MRGKLVLILLVAIVAFAAWIYALGSGRFADVPHAGSPAARPIDADVVRARSAAVREAAGELGIARPKQILFGDLHVHSTFSFDAFQLSLPMVGGDGAHPVSDACDFARHCSALDFWSINDHAVAIGPRRWKETVDTIRECNAKTDAGNPDTVAYLGWEWTQVGWTPENHYGHKNVVLRDLDDAHITPRPISAGVPIGTPDLETLAPSPFLTGLYALSEWSRGGPELATYLQETASLHDCPKDVPSRDLPDDCREVAQTPAVLFDKLDEWSDDVASMVIPHGTTWGFYTPLGSAWDKQLAPGMHDPRRQRVIEVMSGHGNSEEYRPFVEVVEHGDGTRSCPAPNHGFLPSCWRAGEIIRDRCLEDGEDASECDDRAEVARQNFVDAQRNGGAATVPGSTVEEWRDAGQCRDCFQPAFNYRPKSSAQYILALSRPDAAEPGADRFRFGFIASSDNHSARPGTGYKEVARKEFTEARFGEFVKTPFASPFDPKRRSHSVRMNDEFSTSVFATFETERGASFFLNGGLAAVHSEGRTREEIWDALQRREVYGTSGPRILLWFDLLNAPDTRGKPAPMGSRVALADPPIFQVRAVGSFEQKPGCPDDASQALGPDALARLCQGECYNPSDARRPITRIEVVRIRPQLAASEPIEKLIDDPWKTIECPGDSAGCVVAFTDPEFAAGGRDALYYVRAIEAPSLAVGADPLGCTYDDAGNCVEQRHCSARSLDDDCLAPTEERAWSSPIFVDYAGS, encoded by the coding sequence ATGCGAGGCAAGCTCGTCCTCATCCTGCTCGTCGCGATCGTCGCGTTCGCGGCGTGGATCTACGCGCTCGGCTCCGGTCGCTTCGCCGACGTCCCGCACGCCGGCTCGCCGGCCGCGCGACCGATCGACGCGGACGTCGTGCGCGCGCGTTCGGCCGCGGTCCGCGAAGCGGCGGGCGAGCTCGGCATCGCGCGCCCGAAGCAGATCCTCTTCGGCGACCTGCACGTGCACAGCACGTTCTCGTTCGACGCGTTCCAGCTCTCGCTCCCCATGGTCGGCGGCGACGGCGCGCACCCGGTCTCCGACGCGTGCGACTTCGCGCGGCACTGCTCGGCACTCGACTTCTGGTCGATCAACGACCACGCCGTCGCGATCGGCCCGCGCCGCTGGAAGGAGACCGTCGACACGATCCGCGAGTGCAACGCGAAGACGGACGCGGGCAACCCGGACACGGTCGCCTACCTGGGCTGGGAGTGGACGCAGGTCGGCTGGACGCCCGAGAACCACTACGGCCACAAGAACGTCGTGCTGCGCGATCTCGACGACGCGCACATCACGCCGCGCCCGATCAGCGCCGGCGTCCCGATCGGCACGCCGGACCTCGAGACGCTCGCGCCGTCGCCGTTCCTCACCGGCCTCTACGCGCTCTCCGAGTGGAGCCGCGGCGGCCCGGAGCTCGCCACCTACCTGCAGGAGACCGCCTCGCTGCACGACTGCCCGAAGGACGTCCCCTCGCGCGATCTCCCGGACGACTGCCGCGAGGTCGCGCAGACGCCGGCCGTGCTGTTCGACAAGCTCGACGAGTGGAGCGACGACGTCGCGTCGATGGTGATCCCGCACGGAACGACGTGGGGCTTCTACACGCCGCTCGGCTCCGCGTGGGACAAGCAGCTCGCGCCCGGCATGCACGATCCCCGACGCCAGCGCGTGATCGAGGTGATGTCGGGGCACGGCAACTCGGAGGAGTACCGGCCCTTCGTCGAGGTCGTCGAGCACGGCGACGGAACGCGCTCGTGCCCGGCGCCGAACCACGGCTTCCTTCCCTCGTGCTGGCGTGCGGGCGAGATCATCCGCGATCGCTGCCTCGAGGACGGCGAGGACGCGTCGGAGTGCGACGACCGCGCCGAGGTCGCACGCCAGAACTTCGTCGACGCGCAGCGCAACGGCGGCGCGGCGACGGTTCCCGGCAGCACGGTCGAGGAGTGGCGCGACGCGGGGCAGTGTCGCGACTGCTTCCAGCCGGCCTTCAACTACCGACCGAAGAGCTCCGCACAGTACATCCTCGCGCTCAGCCGCCCCGACGCCGCCGAGCCCGGCGCCGACCGCTTCCGGTTCGGCTTCATCGCGTCGAGCGACAACCACTCGGCGCGGCCCGGCACCGGCTACAAGGAGGTGGCGCGCAAGGAGTTCACGGAGGCGCGCTTCGGCGAGTTCGTGAAGACGCCGTTCGCCTCGCCGTTCGACCCGAAGCGGCGCTCGCACAGCGTGCGGATGAACGACGAGTTCTCGACGTCGGTCTTCGCGACGTTCGAGACCGAGCGCGGCGCGTCGTTCTTCCTGAACGGCGGGCTCGCCGCCGTGCACAGCGAGGGGCGCACGCGCGAGGAGATCTGGGACGCGCTGCAGCGACGCGAGGTGTACGGCACGAGCGGCCCGCGCATCCTGCTGTGGTTCGATCTGCTGAACGCGCCCGACACGCGCGGGAAGCCCGCACCGATGGGGAGCCGCGTGGCGCTCGCCGACCCGCCGATCTTCCAGGTGCGCGCGGTCGGATCGTTCGAGCAGAAGCCCGGCTGCCCGGACGACGCGTCGCAGGCGCTCGGTCCGGACGCGCTCGCGCGGCTGTGCCAGGGCGAGTGCTACAACCCGAGCGACGCGCGCCGGCCGATCACGCGCATCGAGGTCGTCCGCATCCGCCCGCAGCTCGCCGCGAGCGAGCCGATCGAGAAGCTGATCGACGACCCGTGGAAGACGATCGAGTGTCCGGGCGACTCCGCGGGCTGCGTGGTCGCCTTCACCGACCCCGAGTTCGCAGCCGGCGGACGCGACGCCCTCTACTACGTGCGCGCGATCGAGGCGCCGAGCCTCGCCGTCGGCGCCGACCCGCTCGGATGCACCTACGACGACGCCGGCAACTGCGTCGAGCAGCGCCACTGCTCGGCGCGGTCGCTCGACGACGACTGCCTCGCGCCCACGGAGGAGCGCGCCTGGTCGTCGCCGATCTTCGTCGACTACGCCGGAAGCTAG
- a CDS encoding aldo/keto reductase, with amino-acid sequence MQRRRLGASGPEVSAIGYGAMSLSGTYGASDDAESLDALHAVVDSGIDLIDTAEAYGGGHNERLVGRFLAETSARVFVSTKFGIYFDGGAPRVDCSPTNARRAVEGSLERLGVECIDLYYAHRVDANVPIEETVGALAELVHAGKIAHVGLSACKPDTLRRAAAVHPITAVQSEYSLWTRDPERGVLAACDEVGAGFVPYSPLGRGFLADQTPDADALDGFRRHVPRLAGANLDHNMAIAREIQKIATELGLTTSQLALAWCTARGEHVVPIFGTRRRARVIENALAGDVVLDAATLERLDAVSPPGATRGSALPEFMASLAER; translated from the coding sequence ATGCAACGGCGACGACTTGGCGCGAGCGGCCCCGAGGTCTCGGCGATCGGCTACGGCGCGATGAGCCTGTCGGGCACCTACGGCGCATCGGACGACGCCGAGTCGCTCGACGCCCTGCACGCGGTCGTCGACTCCGGAATCGACCTGATCGACACCGCCGAGGCCTACGGCGGCGGCCACAACGAGCGCCTCGTCGGGCGGTTCCTCGCGGAGACGAGCGCGCGCGTCTTCGTCTCGACGAAGTTCGGCATCTACTTCGACGGCGGCGCGCCGCGCGTCGACTGCAGCCCGACGAATGCGCGGCGCGCGGTCGAGGGCAGTCTCGAGCGGCTCGGCGTCGAGTGCATCGACCTCTACTACGCGCACCGCGTCGACGCGAACGTCCCGATCGAGGAGACGGTCGGTGCGCTCGCGGAGCTCGTGCACGCGGGCAAGATCGCGCACGTCGGCCTCTCCGCGTGCAAGCCCGACACGCTACGGCGCGCGGCCGCCGTGCACCCGATCACCGCCGTCCAGTCCGAGTACTCGCTCTGGACGCGCGATCCCGAGCGCGGCGTGCTCGCCGCGTGCGACGAGGTCGGCGCCGGCTTCGTGCCCTACAGCCCGCTCGGCCGCGGCTTCCTCGCCGACCAGACGCCCGACGCCGACGCGCTCGACGGCTTCCGCCGCCACGTCCCGCGGCTCGCCGGCGCGAACCTCGACCACAACATGGCCATCGCGCGCGAGATCCAGAAGATCGCGACGGAGCTCGGCCTCACGACGAGCCAGCTCGCGCTCGCGTGGTGCACGGCGCGCGGCGAGCACGTCGTGCCCATCTTCGGGACGCGGCGGCGTGCGCGCGTGATCGAGAATGCGCTCGCCGGCGACGTCGTGCTCGACGCGGCGACGCTCGAACGGCTCGACGCAGTGAGCCCTCCCGGAGCGACCCGGGGGAGCGCCCTGCCCGAGTTCATGGCGTCGCTGGCGGAACGCTAG
- a CDS encoding electron transfer flavoprotein-ubiquinone oxidoreductase, whose protein sequence is MSEVERESMEVDVLYVGAGPANLASAYHLMKQVEAYNEAAAAAGKDPIEPPTVLVIEKAATVGDHQLSGAVINPRAIRELIPDFEEQGFPTEYVCTHDYFYMFTRSFTVKAPSFATPPMFKKKGYHIASLSNVVKWMAEKCEAAGVEIYPGFAAAELLTEGNRVLGIRTGDMGVDADGKPKPTYQPGMDIFAKVTVLGEGVRGSLTKKLIDDFELQGLNPQTYETGIKEIWRVKPEKHQPGRVIHGSLFPDFFGQINGMWLYDMKDDLVSFGFVTPLDAEDPHNDPHRKAQEFKQTPFMRDLLEGAELVRYGAKTIPTGALYAQPKLYVDGAMLVGDGASMCNIMKLAGVHMAMKSGMLAAETIVDALAADDFSANTLGGYTERYRASWAYEEHLQGRNFTGSNEIHPLFGMFVNIPLMIVTGGRGLIDPIRTHASHKKMKKLSELAPSQRNPKPFVPDGVLTFSKEHLVGFSGTAHEADQPSHLVVPDRELCATKCAEEYGNPCQNFCPAAVYEMVDDTANPGRKKLFIHHENCVHCKTCDIADPYEAITWTTPQGGEGPDYTLM, encoded by the coding sequence ATGAGCGAAGTCGAACGCGAGAGCATGGAGGTCGACGTCCTGTACGTCGGCGCCGGCCCGGCCAACCTGGCCTCCGCCTACCACCTGATGAAGCAGGTCGAGGCGTACAACGAGGCGGCCGCGGCAGCGGGCAAGGACCCGATCGAGCCCCCCACCGTGCTCGTGATCGAGAAGGCCGCGACGGTCGGCGACCACCAGCTCTCGGGCGCCGTCATCAACCCGCGCGCCATCCGCGAGCTGATCCCGGACTTCGAGGAGCAGGGCTTCCCGACCGAGTACGTCTGCACGCACGACTACTTCTACATGTTCACGCGGAGCTTCACGGTGAAGGCGCCGAGCTTCGCGACGCCGCCGATGTTCAAGAAGAAGGGCTACCACATCGCGTCGCTCAGCAACGTCGTGAAGTGGATGGCCGAGAAGTGCGAGGCCGCGGGCGTCGAGATCTACCCCGGCTTCGCGGCCGCCGAGCTGCTCACCGAGGGCAACCGCGTGCTCGGCATCCGCACCGGTGACATGGGCGTCGATGCCGACGGCAAGCCGAAGCCGACGTACCAGCCCGGCATGGACATCTTCGCCAAGGTGACCGTGCTCGGAGAGGGCGTGCGCGGGAGCCTCACGAAGAAGCTGATCGACGACTTCGAGCTGCAGGGCCTCAACCCGCAGACGTACGAGACGGGCATCAAGGAGATCTGGCGCGTCAAGCCGGAGAAGCACCAGCCCGGCCGCGTCATCCACGGCTCGCTCTTCCCCGACTTCTTCGGGCAGATCAACGGCATGTGGCTCTACGACATGAAGGACGACCTCGTGTCGTTCGGGTTCGTGACGCCGCTCGACGCCGAGGACCCGCACAACGACCCGCACCGCAAGGCGCAGGAGTTCAAGCAGACGCCCTTCATGCGCGACCTGCTCGAGGGCGCCGAGCTCGTGCGCTACGGCGCGAAGACGATCCCGACGGGCGCGCTCTACGCACAGCCCAAGCTCTACGTCGACGGCGCGATGCTCGTCGGCGACGGGGCTTCGATGTGCAACATCATGAAGCTCGCCGGCGTCCACATGGCGATGAAGTCGGGCATGCTGGCCGCGGAGACGATCGTCGACGCGCTCGCGGCGGACGACTTCTCCGCGAACACGCTCGGCGGCTACACCGAGCGCTACCGCGCGAGCTGGGCCTACGAGGAGCACCTGCAGGGCCGCAACTTCACGGGCAGCAACGAGATCCACCCGCTGTTCGGCATGTTCGTGAACATCCCGCTCATGATCGTGACCGGCGGCCGCGGTCTCATCGACCCGATCCGGACGCACGCGAGCCACAAGAAGATGAAGAAGCTCTCGGAGCTGGCGCCCAGCCAGCGAAACCCGAAGCCCTTCGTCCCGGACGGCGTGCTGACGTTCAGCAAGGAGCACCTCGTCGGCTTCAGCGGAACGGCGCACGAGGCCGACCAGCCGTCGCACCTCGTCGTGCCCGACCGCGAGCTCTGCGCGACGAAGTGCGCGGAGGAGTACGGCAACCCCTGTCAGAACTTCTGCCCCGCCGCCGTCTACGAGATGGTCGACGACACGGCGAACCCGGGCCGCAAGAAGCTCTTCATCCACCACGAGAACTGCGTCCACTGCAAGACGTGCGACATCGCCGACCCGTACGAGGCGATCACGTGGACGACGCCGCAGGGCGGCGAGGGGCCGGACTACACGCTGATGTAG